One Psychromonas sp. psych-6C06 DNA window includes the following coding sequences:
- the pykF gene encoding pyruvate kinase PykF encodes MRKTKIVCTIGPKSESKEMLAKLVENGMNVMRLNFSHGDFDEHGGRITRVREVCAETGKNVAVLLDTKGPEIRTVKLANGDDVLLTAGQEFTLSTDQTIVGDNTIVAVTYENLTKDLAVGNTVLLDDGLIEMTVKSITDTNVVCEVMNTGELGENKGVNLPGVKVQLPALSPKDKGDLKFGCEQNVDFVAASFIRKKEDVLEIRELLKANGGENIQIISKIENQEGVDNFEEILAVSDGIMVARGDLGVEIAVEEVIFAQKMMIEKANAARKPVITATQMLDSMIKNPRPTRAEAGDVANAIIDGTDAVMLSGESAKGKYPAEAVEIMATICERTDGTIASKTDEKEANIRITEAVCSGAVNNAEQLDAKLIIVATGQGKSARSLRKYFPSAQILALTSNAKTRQQLALTKGVSAKVIEQQDSIEEFYKLGMDFAKEQGLVVAGDKVVIVSGALVSSGTTNTSSVHVIA; translated from the coding sequence GTGAGAAAAACTAAAATAGTATGTACGATTGGTCCAAAATCAGAATCAAAAGAGATGTTAGCGAAGCTTGTTGAAAACGGTATGAACGTGATGCGTTTAAACTTCTCTCACGGTGACTTCGATGAGCATGGCGGTCGTATTACTCGTGTTCGTGAAGTATGTGCAGAAACAGGTAAAAACGTAGCAGTATTATTAGATACTAAAGGTCCAGAAATCCGTACGGTTAAATTAGCAAACGGCGATGACGTATTATTAACTGCGGGTCAAGAGTTCACTCTTTCTACAGACCAAACAATCGTTGGTGATAACACTATCGTTGCGGTAACTTACGAAAACCTTACTAAAGATTTAGCAGTAGGTAACACTGTATTATTAGACGATGGTCTAATCGAAATGACAGTTAAAAGCATCACTGATACAAACGTAGTTTGTGAAGTAATGAATACTGGCGAGCTTGGCGAAAACAAAGGTGTTAACTTACCAGGTGTTAAAGTTCAACTTCCTGCACTATCTCCTAAAGATAAAGGCGACCTTAAATTTGGTTGTGAGCAAAACGTTGACTTCGTTGCTGCATCATTCATTCGTAAGAAAGAAGACGTACTTGAAATCCGTGAGCTATTAAAAGCAAACGGCGGCGAAAACATCCAAATTATCTCTAAAATTGAGAACCAAGAAGGTGTTGATAACTTCGAAGAGATCCTAGCTGTTTCTGACGGTATCATGGTTGCTCGTGGTGACTTAGGTGTTGAAATCGCTGTTGAAGAAGTAATCTTCGCACAAAAAATGATGATCGAAAAAGCCAATGCAGCACGTAAGCCAGTAATCACTGCTACGCAAATGCTTGACTCAATGATCAAAAACCCACGTCCAACTCGTGCTGAAGCGGGTGATGTTGCAAATGCAATCATCGATGGTACTGATGCTGTAATGCTTTCTGGTGAGTCTGCTAAAGGTAAATACCCTGCAGAAGCTGTTGAAATCATGGCAACTATCTGTGAACGTACTGACGGCACTATCGCATCAAAAACTGATGAGAAAGAAGCTAACATCCGTATCACTGAAGCAGTATGTAGCGGTGCAGTAAACAACGCTGAGCAACTTGATGCTAAATTAATCATCGTTGCAACAGGCCAAGGTAAGTCTGCACGTTCTTTACGTAAATACTTCCCTTCTGCTCAAATCTTAGCGCTAACAAGCAATGCTAAGACTCGCCAACAGTTAGCATTAACTAAAGGTGTTTCTGCTAAAGTGATTGAGCAACAAGATTCTATCGAAGAGTTCTACAAGCTAGGTATGGACTTTGCTAAAGAGCAAGGTTTAGTAGTTGCTGGTGACAAAGTCGTTATCGTTTCTGGTGCGCTTGTTTCTTCAGGTACTACAAACACTTCTTCTGTACACGTTATTGCTTAA